Proteins encoded in a region of the Streptomyces liliiviolaceus genome:
- the narH gene encoding nitrate reductase subunit beta encodes MRVMAQMAMVMNLDKCIGCHTCSVTCKQAWTNRGGVEYVWFNNVETRPGQGYPRRYEDQETWRGGWELNRRGRLGLKAGGRFRKLIQIFSNPRLPALDDYYEPWTYDYETLINAPLQEHTPVARPTSLVTGKDMKISWSANWDDDLGGSAATGEKDVLLNQVSERIRFEFEQTFMFYLPRICEHCLNPSCSASCPSGAIYKREEDGIVLVDQDRCRGWRMCVTGCPYKKVYFNHRTGKAEKCTFCFPRVEVGLPTVCSETCVGRLRYLGLVLYDADRVLEAASTPDDTALYEAQREVFLDPCDPAVGAAAERAGIPRDWLDAARRSPVYALINTYEVALPLHPEYRTLPMVWYIPPLSPVVDAVRDTGRDAEDHRNLFAAVDALRIPVDYLAQLFTAGDPAPVDAVLRRLAAMRAYMRDINLGREPDEAVPASVGMTGEQVYDMYRLLALAKYDERYVIPSAHAEQAHRLEELATECSLDYEGGPGMGASGPFGESSGGPAPIAVDTFHALRERQTADTVAAPADKATRVNLLDWDGKGAPPGLFPRKRSDPGERQGGRP; translated from the coding sequence ATGCGCGTCATGGCCCAGATGGCGATGGTGATGAACCTCGACAAGTGCATCGGCTGCCACACCTGCTCGGTCACCTGCAAGCAGGCCTGGACCAACCGCGGCGGCGTCGAGTACGTCTGGTTCAACAACGTCGAGACCCGGCCCGGCCAGGGCTACCCGCGCCGCTACGAGGACCAGGAGACCTGGCGGGGCGGCTGGGAACTGAACAGGCGCGGCAGGCTCGGGCTGAAGGCCGGCGGCCGGTTCAGGAAGCTGATCCAGATCTTCTCCAACCCGAGGCTGCCCGCCCTCGACGACTACTACGAACCCTGGACGTACGACTACGAGACCCTCATCAACGCCCCACTCCAGGAACACACCCCGGTCGCCCGCCCCACCTCCCTCGTCACCGGGAAGGACATGAAGATCTCCTGGTCGGCGAACTGGGACGACGACCTCGGCGGGTCCGCCGCGACCGGCGAGAAGGACGTCCTGCTGAACCAGGTCTCCGAGCGGATCAGGTTCGAGTTCGAGCAGACCTTCATGTTCTACCTCCCCAGGATCTGCGAGCACTGCCTCAACCCCTCCTGCTCGGCGTCCTGTCCGTCCGGCGCCATCTACAAGCGGGAGGAGGACGGCATCGTCCTGGTCGACCAGGACAGGTGCCGCGGCTGGCGGATGTGCGTGACGGGATGCCCGTACAAGAAGGTGTACTTCAACCACCGGACCGGCAAAGCCGAGAAGTGCACCTTCTGCTTCCCCCGCGTCGAGGTCGGTCTGCCCACCGTCTGTTCGGAGACCTGCGTCGGACGTCTGCGCTACCTCGGCCTCGTCCTCTACGACGCCGACCGGGTCCTGGAGGCCGCTTCCACCCCCGACGACACCGCCCTGTACGAGGCCCAGCGCGAGGTGTTCCTCGACCCGTGCGACCCGGCCGTCGGCGCCGCGGCCGAGCGGGCCGGCATCCCGCGGGACTGGCTCGACGCCGCCCGGCGCTCTCCGGTGTACGCCCTGATCAACACCTACGAGGTCGCCCTCCCGCTGCATCCCGAGTACCGGACGCTGCCCATGGTCTGGTACATCCCGCCCCTGTCCCCGGTGGTCGACGCCGTCCGCGACACGGGCCGCGACGCCGAGGACCACCGCAACCTCTTCGCCGCCGTCGACGCCCTGCGCATCCCCGTCGACTACCTGGCCCAGCTGTTCACCGCGGGCGACCCCGCCCCCGTCGACGCGGTCCTGCGCCGGCTGGCCGCCATGCGCGCGTACATGCGCGACATCAACCTCGGCCGTGAACCGGACGAGGCCGTCCCCGCGTCGGTCGGCATGACCGGCGAACAGGTCTACGACATGTACCGGCTGCTCGCCCTGGCCAAGTACGACGAGCGGTACGTCATCCCGTCCGCCCACGCCGAACAGGCGCACCGGCTCGAAGAGCTGGCCACCGAGTGCAGCCTCGACTACGAGGGCGGGCCCGGCATGGGAGCCTCGGGCCCCTTCGGTGAGTCCTCCGGCGGACCCGCACCGATCGCGGTGGACACCTTCCACGCCCTGCGGGAACGACAGACGGCGGACACCGTGGCCGCCCCCGCCGACAAGGCCACGCGCGTGAACCTCCTCGACTGGGACGGAAAAGGTGCCCCGCCCGGCCTGTTCCCGCGCAAACGGTCCGATCCCGGAGAGCGGCAGGGAGGGAGGCCATGA
- a CDS encoding MarR family winged helix-turn-helix transcriptional regulator has product MSVDGAQLWTLNQRLLGVVLDACARDLAELGLETKEFFVLAEVEASPYPAEIATALLLPKASVTVYVRNLVAKGFVSRGIDEADLRRHRLALTAEGTQARDRALAALAAEYDRRLARVTPQDRVELQRILKAMLAPSTSDGVRE; this is encoded by the coding sequence ATGTCGGTCGACGGGGCGCAGCTGTGGACGCTGAACCAGCGGCTGCTGGGCGTCGTGCTGGACGCCTGCGCGCGGGACCTGGCCGAGCTCGGGTTGGAGACGAAGGAGTTCTTCGTCCTGGCCGAGGTGGAGGCGTCGCCGTACCCGGCGGAGATCGCGACCGCGCTGCTGCTGCCCAAGGCGAGCGTGACGGTCTACGTCCGCAACCTCGTCGCCAAGGGCTTTGTCAGCCGTGGGATCGACGAGGCGGACTTGAGGCGTCATCGGCTCGCGCTGACCGCCGAGGGCACGCAAGCACGCGATCGGGCACTTGCGGCCCTCGCGGCGGAGTACGACCGCAGGTTGGCGAGGGTCACCCCCCAGGACCGCGTCGAGCTGCAACGCATCCTCAAGGCGATGCTCGCCCCGTCCACGTCGGACGGCGTACGCGAGTGA
- a CDS encoding TetR/AcrR family transcriptional regulator yields the protein MSPRADAARNRSAVLQAADDVFVEHGVTASTEEIARRAGLGIGTVFRHFPTKEALLKAVYEQRLERLAARASTVGTGNEPLTWFREFFTDMATTSAEKLILADALSDLRMDADPEVTARLRSAVGALLQRAQAAGAVREDVSFDDLIALLIAAGRAAQATADARTRARLIDVILDGLEPRG from the coding sequence GTGTCTCCCCGAGCCGACGCCGCACGCAATCGATCCGCCGTACTCCAAGCCGCCGACGATGTGTTCGTCGAGCACGGGGTCACCGCGTCGACGGAGGAGATCGCCCGGCGGGCCGGACTCGGAATCGGCACCGTCTTCCGCCACTTCCCGACGAAGGAAGCCCTGCTCAAGGCGGTGTACGAGCAGCGCCTCGAACGCCTCGCCGCCCGCGCCTCGACCGTCGGGACGGGCAATGAGCCGCTCACCTGGTTTCGGGAGTTCTTCACCGACATGGCCACCACGTCGGCCGAGAAGCTGATCCTCGCCGATGCCCTGAGCGATCTGCGGATGGACGCCGACCCCGAGGTCACGGCCCGGCTGCGCTCGGCCGTCGGCGCCCTGCTCCAGCGCGCTCAAGCCGCCGGAGCCGTACGCGAGGACGTGTCGTTCGACGATCTGATCGCCCTGCTGATCGCGGCCGGCCGGGCCGCCCAGGCCACCGCGGACGCACGGACCCGCGCCCGCCTGATCGACGTCATCCTGGACGGCCTGGAGCCGCGCGGGTAG
- a CDS encoding peptidoglycan-binding domain-containing protein: MNIRSGRAKSAAAAGALLVGLLGGALAGAPSAAAATSPCSYGANIYNKVTNPTSYKYIPYSTIDGSNCWLDRGMSNTAVRALQKNLNSCYGYNLVTDGDFGPLTESALITVQKKVGVTADGDYGPKTRSSMVWGNYSVETGARISCN, translated from the coding sequence ATGAACATCCGTAGTGGACGCGCAAAGTCGGCCGCAGCCGCGGGAGCCCTTCTGGTCGGCCTCCTCGGTGGCGCTCTCGCCGGCGCGCCGTCCGCGGCCGCGGCCACCTCGCCCTGCAGCTACGGGGCCAACATATACAACAAGGTCACTAACCCCACCTCTTACAAGTACATCCCCTACTCCACCATCGATGGGTCCAATTGCTGGCTGGACCGGGGGATGAGCAACACGGCGGTCCGCGCCCTTCAGAAGAACCTCAACTCCTGTTACGGATACAACCTGGTGACGGACGGGGACTTCGGCCCCCTCACCGAGTCGGCGCTCATCACCGTTCAGAAGAAGGTGGGTGTCACGGCGGACGGCGATTACGGCCCCAAGACGCGGAGTTCGATGGTGTGGGGGAACTACAGCGTGGAAACCGGGGCGCGGATCAGCTGTAACTGA
- the narI gene encoding respiratory nitrate reductase subunit gamma, which yields MTAPSQPFTAAAGTGNGGVLLWTVLPYVCLAVFVLGHIWRYRYDKFGWTTRSSQLHEGRLLRIGSPLFHFGILVVLLGHIGGLLVPKSWTETVGVSEHAYHVGAVVLGTIAGFATLAGLAVLIYRRRTVGPVFSATTRNDKAMYVSLTATIVLGLAATVAANVVGGGYDYRETISPWFRSLFYLQPDPALMTDAPVLFQLHALSALLLFAAWPFTRLVHMLTAPLGYLTRPYIVYRSRDTDLGTRPPRRGWERTGT from the coding sequence ATGACCGCGCCCTCGCAGCCCTTCACCGCGGCGGCCGGGACCGGCAACGGCGGCGTCCTGCTGTGGACCGTCCTGCCGTACGTGTGTCTCGCCGTCTTCGTCCTCGGCCACATCTGGCGCTACCGCTACGACAAGTTCGGCTGGACCACCCGCTCCTCCCAGCTGCACGAGGGACGCCTGCTGCGCATCGGCAGCCCGCTGTTCCACTTCGGCATCCTCGTCGTACTGCTCGGCCACATCGGGGGCCTGCTCGTCCCCAAGAGCTGGACCGAGACGGTCGGGGTGAGCGAACACGCCTACCACGTGGGCGCGGTCGTCCTCGGCACGATCGCCGGGTTCGCCACCCTCGCCGGCCTGGCCGTCCTGATCTACCGGCGTCGCACGGTCGGCCCGGTCTTCTCCGCCACCACCCGCAACGACAAGGCCATGTACGTCTCACTGACCGCGACGATCGTGCTGGGCCTGGCCGCGACCGTGGCCGCGAATGTCGTGGGCGGCGGCTACGACTACCGCGAGACCATCTCCCCGTGGTTCCGCTCGCTCTTCTACCTCCAGCCCGACCCGGCGCTGATGACGGACGCGCCCGTGCTCTTCCAACTGCACGCGCTCAGCGCGCTGTTGCTGTTCGCGGCCTGGCCCTTCACCCGGCTGGTCCACATGCTCACCGCACCGCTCGGCTATCTGACCCGCCCCTACATCGTCTACCGCAGCCGCGACACCGACCTCGGCACCAGGCCGCCGCGCCGGGGCTGGGAGCGCACCGGTACCTGA
- a CDS encoding sensor histidine kinase, giving the protein MDRSSRVPEGVFAGGARAGLSSRAARALWWGSAFLVLGVLGTSVVVEGVDHGWRLPVASVLVFVQVCALRWLGRAPVIVLAAVAVTGLGVWALLPAVTLTGALLAAQVALCVVSATGPRRVAAGALAAMFLAAPPAFGAGGPAGLAVYLLAVVLAWTAGQWRRAQQARMRAELHRVVMEERARIAREVHDVVAHTLSVMVIQAGAADDVFAQQPEQARQALRAIETGARSALGELRLLLRAFRPDAEEDGAGDDGAGEQREPGPSLARLDELADTVRATGMTVNVHREDATAGLPATVDLAVYRIVQEALTNTLRHAAGADEVNVRVTAEDGCVVVTVVDNGRTPQGRGGTAQGRGRTAQGRGRTTQGGPVVAGAGAGAGAGRGLVGMTERAHLVGGSLRAGALPGGGFEVAARLPMERAS; this is encoded by the coding sequence GTGGACCGCAGCAGCAGGGTGCCGGAGGGCGTGTTCGCCGGGGGAGCACGGGCCGGGCTGTCGTCCCGTGCGGCTCGCGCGCTGTGGTGGGGGTCGGCGTTCCTGGTGCTCGGAGTGTTGGGTACCTCCGTGGTCGTCGAGGGTGTGGACCACGGCTGGCGACTGCCCGTGGCGTCGGTCCTGGTTTTCGTGCAGGTCTGTGCACTGAGGTGGCTGGGCCGCGCCCCGGTGATCGTGCTGGCAGCGGTCGCGGTGACCGGGCTGGGGGTGTGGGCACTGCTGCCGGCGGTGACCTTGACGGGGGCGCTTCTCGCCGCGCAGGTCGCGTTGTGCGTGGTGTCGGCCACCGGACCACGGCGGGTGGCGGCCGGAGCGCTCGCGGCCATGTTCCTTGCGGCGCCGCCGGCCTTCGGGGCGGGTGGCCCCGCGGGTCTTGCGGTCTATCTGCTGGCGGTCGTCCTGGCGTGGACCGCGGGGCAGTGGCGCAGGGCGCAGCAGGCGCGGATGCGGGCGGAGTTGCACCGGGTCGTGATGGAGGAGCGCGCGCGGATCGCGCGCGAGGTGCACGACGTCGTGGCGCACACCCTGTCGGTGATGGTCATCCAGGCGGGCGCCGCCGACGACGTGTTCGCCCAGCAGCCCGAACAGGCGCGTCAGGCGTTGCGGGCCATCGAGACGGGCGCCCGCTCGGCGCTGGGTGAACTGCGGCTGCTGCTCCGCGCGTTCCGGCCCGATGCCGAGGAGGACGGGGCAGGCGACGACGGGGCGGGGGAGCAGCGGGAGCCGGGACCCTCGCTCGCGCGCCTGGACGAGCTGGCGGACACGGTGCGCGCGACCGGGATGACGGTGAACGTACACCGCGAGGACGCTACCGCCGGACTGCCGGCCACGGTGGATCTGGCGGTGTACCGGATCGTCCAGGAGGCCCTCACCAACACATTGCGTCACGCGGCCGGCGCCGATGAGGTGAACGTGCGCGTGACGGCCGAAGACGGGTGCGTGGTGGTCACGGTGGTCGACAACGGACGTACGCCCCAGGGCAGGGGAGGCACGGCCCAGGGCAGGGGTCGTACCGCACAGGGACGGGGACGTACGACCCAGGGCGGACCGGTCGTGGCGGGTGCGGGTGCGGGTGCGGGCGCGGGGCGCGGTCTGGTGGGGATGACGGAACGCGCGCATCTGGTGGGCGGCAGCCTGCGCGCCGGAGCGCTGCCCGGGGGCGGGTTCGAGGTCGCGGCACGGCTGCCCATGGAGCGTGCGTCATGA
- a CDS encoding DUF4333 domain-containing protein, with protein MQHTGYSTRIASAAALGALTMLLATGCSFSAGNAEKKDEATAGESAATVEEQPTPKEEPTAEEQPTAEEQPVGDAPSKPSNTGVSEDGAVHKARVAQTISDKLAADTGKRPDRVTCPQHLPARVGATINCELTAGGNTYDVTVTATSVNGNQVHYNYKVDSTPK; from the coding sequence ATGCAGCACACGGGGTACAGCACGAGGATCGCGAGCGCGGCGGCACTGGGCGCGCTGACGATGCTTCTTGCCACCGGATGCTCCTTCAGCGCCGGCAACGCGGAGAAGAAGGACGAAGCGACGGCCGGCGAGAGCGCAGCCACCGTCGAGGAACAGCCGACGCCCAAGGAGGAGCCGACGGCCGAGGAGCAGCCGACCGCCGAGGAACAGCCGGTCGGTGACGCTCCCTCGAAGCCCTCGAACACGGGCGTCAGCGAGGACGGGGCCGTCCACAAGGCCCGAGTCGCACAGACCATCTCCGACAAGCTCGCCGCCGACACCGGCAAGCGTCCCGACAGGGTCACCTGCCCTCAGCACCTCCCGGCCCGGGTCGGAGCCACGATCAACTGCGAACTCACGGCCGGCGGCAACACCTACGACGTCACCGTCACGGCCACCTCGGTCAACGGCAACCAGGTCCATTACAACTACAAAGTCGACAGCACTCCCAAGTGA
- a CDS encoding alpha/beta hydrolase yields the protein MLQHLTIPRGPIELAADLHLPDDADGSAPLRAVVLSTPGSSVKEQIGANYASRLAARGIAALVFDPAHQGQSGGEPRDLEDPYRRGEDISYAIDLLTTTPGIAPRRIGVLGICAGGGYAVHTARTDHRIKAVGTVVPGNMGTSFRGFQPDGPAAALDALADERVEEARSGETTRVNWLPDTLEDATTAGLTDIDTTQAITYYRTERGGNEHSTNRRLSRSDSLLLGYDAFHLADQLMTQPLQVVLGGRIGNTGSYDTGMQLWKLAPNPVDLMVIDGAGHYEMYDEPVYVDAAVERLAGFYMNHL from the coding sequence ATGCTTCAGCACCTCACGATCCCGCGCGGTCCCATCGAGCTCGCCGCCGATCTCCATCTGCCCGACGACGCCGACGGCAGCGCACCGTTGCGCGCCGTGGTGCTCTCCACCCCGGGCAGCAGCGTGAAGGAGCAGATCGGCGCCAACTACGCCTCCCGTCTCGCCGCCCGCGGCATCGCGGCGCTCGTCTTCGATCCTGCCCATCAGGGCCAGAGCGGAGGCGAGCCCCGCGACCTCGAAGACCCCTACCGCCGAGGCGAGGACATCTCCTACGCCATCGACCTGCTCACCACGACCCCCGGCATCGCCCCGCGGCGCATCGGCGTCCTCGGCATCTGCGCGGGCGGGGGATACGCCGTGCACACCGCCCGTACGGACCACCGCATCAAGGCGGTCGGCACGGTCGTCCCCGGCAACATGGGCACCTCGTTCCGCGGCTTCCAGCCCGACGGCCCGGCCGCGGCACTCGACGCCCTCGCGGACGAACGTGTCGAGGAGGCCCGCTCCGGCGAAACGACCCGTGTGAACTGGCTGCCCGACACCCTTGAGGACGCCACAACGGCGGGCCTGACCGACATCGACACCACTCAGGCCATCACCTACTACCGCACCGAGCGCGGCGGTAACGAACACTCCACCAATCGACGCCTCTCGCGCAGCGACTCCCTCCTGCTCGGCTACGACGCGTTCCACTTGGCCGACCAGCTCATGACCCAGCCGCTGCAGGTCGTCCTCGGCGGACGCATCGGCAACACCGGCTCGTACGACACCGGCATGCAGCTGTGGAAGCTGGCCCCCAACCCCGTCGACCTCATGGTGATCGACGGCGCCGGCCACTACGAGATGTACGACGAGCCCGTGTACGTCGACGCTGCCGTCGAACGACTCGCCGGCTTCTACATGAACCACCTGTGA
- a CDS encoding response regulator, translating to MTLRVVVADDQALVRTGFRMIIDARDDLTVVGEASDGGEAVRLTRELEPDVVLMDVRMPGVDGIEATRRIAECGSRARVLVLTTWDVDAHVVAALRAGASGFLLKDMRPGELVDAIRLTARGDALLAPAVLSRVLDRFLRTTPDQAPPPSLLELSGREREVLTLIGQALSNAEIAGRLRVSEATVKNHVTAVLRKLGLRDRVQAVVAAYDHGLVQPRHL from the coding sequence ATGACGCTTCGCGTGGTGGTGGCCGACGACCAGGCCCTGGTCCGTACGGGATTCCGCATGATCATCGACGCGCGGGACGATCTCACGGTGGTCGGTGAGGCGTCCGACGGCGGGGAAGCGGTGCGGCTGACGCGGGAACTGGAGCCCGACGTGGTGCTGATGGACGTACGCATGCCCGGCGTGGACGGTATCGAGGCGACCCGGCGGATCGCCGAGTGCGGCAGTCGGGCCCGGGTGCTCGTGCTGACCACCTGGGACGTGGACGCGCACGTGGTCGCCGCGCTGCGGGCCGGGGCGAGCGGCTTCCTGCTGAAGGACATGCGCCCCGGTGAACTCGTCGACGCGATCCGGCTCACCGCGCGCGGCGACGCGCTGCTGGCGCCGGCCGTGCTGAGCCGTGTCCTCGACCGGTTCCTACGGACGACGCCCGACCAGGCGCCGCCGCCCTCCCTGCTGGAGCTGTCCGGCCGGGAGCGGGAGGTGCTCACGCTGATCGGGCAGGCGCTGTCGAACGCGGAGATCGCCGGGCGGCTGCGCGTGTCGGAGGCCACCGTCAAGAACCATGTCACCGCGGTGCTGCGCAAACTGGGCCTGCGGGACCGCGTCCAGGCCGTCGTCGCCGCCTATGACCACGGACTCGTACAGCCGCGCCACCTCTGA
- a CDS encoding GOLPH3/VPS74 family protein produces the protein MNDDLACHLYLLAHDDAAEGPYNRSRTQLLVRAAALIDLAARGRLVENGGTVTVSGTEPTGDPVLDGVLRDAAGGHGWKHLVRRHRKQILTQVEDRLVAAGLLGVKVPRTPFGTRRLTVTDRAVPAALRTRVSAVLHADGPVREVPVADAALLALAAAGGIHSVVTRQDQKTFRARIDACTGCLAALAPGLEKAVRALPTTMIAAQGGMGGS, from the coding sequence GTGAACGACGACCTGGCCTGCCACCTGTATCTGCTCGCCCACGACGACGCGGCCGAGGGCCCCTACAACCGTTCCCGCACCCAGCTGCTGGTGCGCGCCGCCGCCCTGATCGACCTCGCCGCGCGCGGACGGCTGGTCGAGAACGGCGGCACGGTGACCGTGTCAGGCACCGAGCCGACCGGCGACCCGGTCCTGGACGGCGTTCTGCGTGACGCCGCGGGCGGGCACGGCTGGAAGCACCTCGTACGCCGCCACCGCAAGCAGATCCTGACCCAGGTGGAGGACCGGCTGGTCGCGGCGGGTCTGCTCGGTGTGAAAGTGCCCCGTACGCCCTTCGGCACACGGCGGCTGACCGTGACGGACCGCGCCGTGCCCGCCGCTCTGCGCACTCGCGTCAGCGCGGTGCTGCACGCGGACGGACCCGTGCGGGAGGTTCCCGTCGCCGATGCCGCGCTGCTGGCGCTGGCCGCGGCGGGCGGGATCCACTCGGTCGTCACACGACAGGACCAGAAGACCTTCCGGGCCCGTATCGACGCCTGCACGGGGTGCCTCGCCGCCCTCGCGCCCGGCCTGGAGAAGGCGGTACGCGCCCTGCCGACGACCATGATTGCCGCGCAGGGCGGCATGGGCGGCAGCTGA
- a CDS encoding nuclear transport factor 2 family protein has protein sequence MPDNAVRDPREVFELLLKSLADRDLTTAAGLYADDAVVRQPFAKPAEVVLTGRPEIEQHFAVFGAAPITLSPQNIEVHETTDPQVVVGEWDNTVTRTTDGTTVTTHNIAVFCVRDGRVVWSRDYHDHAALAGLLS, from the coding sequence ATGCCCGACAACGCGGTCCGTGATCCCCGTGAGGTGTTCGAGCTTCTGCTGAAGTCGCTCGCCGACCGGGACCTGACGACGGCGGCCGGTCTGTACGCCGACGACGCGGTGGTGCGGCAGCCGTTCGCCAAGCCGGCCGAGGTGGTGCTGACGGGCCGGCCCGAGATCGAGCAGCACTTCGCCGTGTTCGGCGCGGCCCCGATCACGCTGTCGCCGCAGAACATCGAGGTGCACGAGACCACCGACCCGCAGGTCGTCGTGGGGGAGTGGGACAACACCGTCACCCGGACGACGGACGGCACAACGGTGACCACGCACAACATCGCCGTGTTCTGCGTCCGCGACGGTCGGGTCGTGTGGTCGCGCGACTACCACGACCACGCCGCCCTGGCCGGCCTGCTGTCGTGA
- the narJ gene encoding nitrate reductase molybdenum cofactor assembly chaperone has product MKNKPAHSESWHPRAWQAQSLLLAYPDERFEQYLALTARVADTLPEHVAGPLSRFTAHAERTAPADLAAAYVATFDHRKRCCPYLTYYGHGDTRRRGVALLTLKQTYTAAGWRLADDELPDHLAVVLEFAAAEPATGLRLLTGHRAGLELLRLALHDEGSPWAHVLDAVSATLPTLAGDDREAVTRLAAQGPPEEQVGLDPYASPSPVFLPDPVVGGPR; this is encoded by the coding sequence ATGAAGAACAAGCCCGCGCACAGCGAGTCCTGGCACCCCCGTGCCTGGCAGGCGCAGTCGCTGCTGCTCGCCTACCCGGACGAGCGGTTCGAGCAGTACCTTGCGCTGACCGCCCGGGTCGCCGACACCCTGCCGGAGCACGTCGCCGGCCCCCTGTCCCGGTTCACCGCACACGCCGAGCGGACCGCCCCCGCCGACCTCGCAGCCGCCTACGTCGCCACCTTCGACCACCGCAAGCGCTGCTGCCCCTACCTCACCTACTACGGCCACGGCGACACCCGCCGACGCGGAGTCGCCCTGCTCACGCTGAAACAGACGTACACGGCGGCCGGGTGGCGTCTGGCCGACGACGAACTGCCCGACCACCTCGCCGTGGTCCTGGAGTTCGCCGCCGCCGAACCGGCCACGGGCCTGCGTCTGCTCACCGGCCACCGGGCCGGCCTGGAACTGCTCCGGCTGGCGCTGCACGACGAAGGCTCACCCTGGGCCCACGTCCTGGACGCCGTCTCGGCCACCCTGCCGACCCTGGCCGGCGACGATCGGGAAGCGGTGACGCGCCTCGCCGCGCAGGGCCCGCCCGAGGAACAGGTCGGCCTCGATCCCTACGCGTCCCCGTCCCCCGTGTTCCTGCCCGACCCCGTCGTAGGAGGTCCCCGATGA
- a CDS encoding HAD family hydrolase has translation MRLALFDLDGTLVDRTAAFADAIATLTHDHGYGPDIEHWLLTELADRAERGDFDRLAATFRLSEPADHLWRVYVDRMTAAITCRPAVLASLTRLKDAGWSIGVATNGASDIQRAKIRATGLAELIDGIAASGDIDVRKPDPRLFELAAARCGTQLTPGDWMTGDDPQTDIAGGFNAGLRAIWVRGRPWPDGLATPHHTVDDVTDAVDHLLTHSAE, from the coding sequence ATGCGCCTCGCTCTCTTCGACCTGGACGGCACCCTCGTCGACCGCACGGCCGCCTTCGCGGACGCCATAGCCACCCTCACCCACGACCACGGCTACGGACCTGACATCGAGCACTGGCTGCTCACCGAACTCGCCGACCGGGCCGAGCGCGGCGACTTCGACCGCCTTGCCGCCACCTTCCGGCTCAGCGAGCCGGCCGACCATCTGTGGCGCGTGTACGTCGACCGCATGACGGCCGCCATTACCTGCCGCCCCGCCGTCCTCGCGAGTCTGACCCGGCTCAAGGACGCCGGCTGGAGCATCGGCGTCGCCACCAACGGCGCCAGCGACATCCAGCGAGCCAAGATCCGTGCCACCGGCCTCGCCGAGCTGATCGACGGCATCGCCGCCTCCGGCGACATCGACGTCCGCAAACCCGATCCGCGGCTCTTCGAACTCGCCGCGGCGCGATGCGGCACCCAGCTCACCCCCGGGGACTGGATGACCGGCGACGACCCGCAGACCGACATCGCCGGCGGCTTCAACGCGGGCCTGCGCGCGATCTGGGTACGCGGGAGGCCCTGGCCCGACGGCCTCGCCACACCCCACCACACCGTCGACGACGTGACCGACGCCGTCGACCACCTCCTCACCCACTCCGCGGAGTAG